The segment AAGAGGACATGTTTGTCTTTGCGTAACTCTTGAATACGTTGTTCTACCTCGATGGGATAATTAAAGGGGGTAAATCGACTACCCTTATTTTGTTTACTCATAATTGTTGAATTTAGTTGCACAAAGGTACTAAATTCTATCGTTTGAAGATATTTTTTAGAGAAAAGGATGCTGAACCTATTAATTTTTATTAATTTGGCACTTTTTCCTATTTCCGTCTATGAAAAATAAGATTCGTCAAAACTTTTCAATAGCTGAAAAGGTTTATTAGTTAAGATAGAAACAAAAATTAGACGCATGAAAAAATTAAAACACAAAGCTCTCTTAATGCTATTTATGATAATAGGTAGCATAGCCATTTCATCTTGTGATGATAATGATGGGTATTATTTATTCGATAATCTCACTAGTGGCTCTTGGGAGGTTGATCTTGGAGAAAATGATGGTCCTGATGCATTGATTAGTATTTTTAATTTTTATGGTGATGGACTTGGTATAGAATATGTTGAAACTTTCGATGGACTACCAATTAGAGAAAATAGATTTCGTTGGCGTTTATCTAATGACTATTACGCTAATTATTTGGAGTTAAGATATATGGATGTCAGTCGAAATGAATATTTTGATGAGTTAAGTTTAAGCGGGGATATAATGCGTGCAGTATTCTATTTTGATAGATATGGCTTTGATAATAAAGTAGATGGGATATCCGTAAAAATGCAGCATGTGTTTTATTAATCGGAAATAAAGATATTTAAGATAAGACGTAGAATAGATGGTTTATAGCTACGTTATTGGGAAGAAAATGAAGGAGCTCGCGAGAGCTTCTTCATTTTTTATGCCTTAACCTCTCCACAAAGAATACTTAGTTTGCTTCTTTTTCTACGCCTTTAAGCATCGGTACAAATACGAATCCCCCATGCTCTGTACGTTGAAACTCCTCTTTACTTACTTTTCTTAGTACCGTCATTACTTGACCATACACACTTCCTAGCGGCAAAACCATTTTTCCGCCCATTGCTAATTGTTTTTTAAGTACTTCGGGAATGGTATCAGTAGCTGCAGTAATCAGAATCTTATCAAAAGGTGCATACTGAGGTAGTCCCAGATATCCATCTCCAAAGAAGAGTTGGGGAGTATAACTAAGCTCTTGAAGTACACATTTTGCCCTGCTGTGCAAGTGCTCATACCGCTCAATACTAAAAACCTTAGCACCCAGTTCGCACAACACAGCCGCCTGATAACCCGATCCTGTACCAATCTCTAATATTTTGTCGCCCTCTTGTACATCTAGTAGCATCGTTTGGTAAGCTACAGTAAAAGGTTGAGAAATGGTTTGCTCTTTTCCGATGGGTAGAGGTTTATCATCATAAGCAGCTTCTTTATATCTATCTTCTACGAAATGATGGCGAGGAATGTGCAGTAATGCTTTTAAAATTCGCTCGTCTGTGATGCCCTTTAAGCGTATCTCATGGATCAGTTTCTTAGCATTTTCTAAGTGAGGTGGAGTTGGATTCATCTTCTATTCTTTTAAGTATTTGATTAAAGCAAATATTGATGTTTTACTACTTAAATATATGATTATTAATGAATATACTCTTATAAAGTGTTAGCA is part of the Bacteroides coprosuis DSM 18011 genome and harbors:
- a CDS encoding Protein-L-isoaspartate O-methyltransferase (COGs: COG2518 Protein-L-isoaspartate carboxylmethyltransferase~HAMAP: Protein-L-isoaspartate(D-aspartate) O-methyltransferase~InterPro IPR000682~KEGG: gfo:GFO_0668 protein-L-isoaspartate(D-aspartate) O-methyltransferase~PFAM: Protein-L-isoaspartate(D-aspartate) O-methyltransferase~PRIAM: Protein-L-isoaspartate(D-aspartate) O-methyltransferase~SPTR: Protein-L-isoaspartate O-methyltransferase;~TIGRFAM: Protein-L-isoaspartate(D-aspartate) O-methyltransferase~IMG reference gene:2504107191~PFAM: Protein-L-isoaspartate(D-aspartate) O-methyltransferase (PCMT)~TIGRFAM: protein-L-isoaspartate(D-aspartate) O-methyltransferase); the protein is MNPTPPHLENAKKLIHEIRLKGITDERILKALLHIPRHHFVEDRYKEAAYDDKPLPIGKEQTISQPFTVAYQTMLLDVQEGDKILEIGTGSGYQAAVLCELGAKVFSIERYEHLHSRAKCVLQELSYTPQLFFGDGYLGLPQYAPFDKILITAATDTIPEVLKKQLAMGGKMVLPLGSVYGQVMTVLRKVSKEEFQRTEHGGFVFVPMLKGVEKEAN
- a CDS encoding putative lipoprotein (KEGG: bfs:BF2570 putative lipoprotein~SPTR: Putative uncharacterized protein;~IMG reference gene:2504107190); protein product: MKKLKHKALLMLFMIIGSIAISSCDDNDGYYLFDNLTSGSWEVDLGENDGPDALISIFNFYGDGLGIEYVETFDGLPIRENRFRWRLSNDYYANYLELRYMDVSRNEYFDELSLSGDIMRAVFYFDRYGFDNKVDGISVKMQHVFY